Proteins encoded by one window of Chondromyces crocatus:
- a CDS encoding serine/threonine-protein kinase has protein sequence MPDAMKPGDVLADRFELERPGPPMHGGSGASTASSSVASVTLWRARDRVSGEPCAVKVIAALTPEARERFEREMSLRAALEHPVLARYVAHGVTDEGHGYVATEWLDGVDLRTWLARSALKIADALALVTRVGDALAEAHARGLVHGALTPTNLFLPGGNASDVKLLDLGSARGAARPLVTTSGLAPGGPLYLSPEQAQGDPSIDARSDVFSLGCVLYECLAGRPAFDGAYALAATAKVVFAIPPSVRRLVAEVPAPVDALVARMLSKARDARPADGAALRDLVDDLLNPRDSISPVSSVPPSVESWGYLGDALTAAATHPGQQKLIWLVVALGDGDTTGAPNVPERVASVLGAFNAHAQRLHDGSVVVRIEHERGGTTPSPQDVGALAAATSEDDPAHEQRRHGMILGMLRRARMQAHGGERAARCGLAVRTALQGRPAALTLVPPSRPGEWLSGPAIDLAARLLDRGVRAGVQGIILDEESAELLSVDRFSLLKSPGGLIELRGEWTPQSSPSS, from the coding sequence ATGCCGGATGCGATGAAACCAGGAGACGTCCTAGCTGACCGCTTCGAACTCGAGCGCCCTGGTCCCCCCATGCATGGCGGATCGGGCGCATCGACCGCGTCCTCCAGTGTGGCTTCCGTCACGCTGTGGCGCGCTCGCGACCGGGTGAGCGGCGAACCTTGCGCCGTCAAGGTGATCGCCGCGCTGACGCCCGAGGCCCGCGAACGCTTCGAGCGGGAGATGAGCTTGCGGGCGGCGCTCGAGCACCCCGTGCTCGCCCGCTACGTGGCCCACGGCGTGACGGACGAAGGTCACGGCTACGTCGCCACCGAGTGGCTCGACGGCGTCGACCTTCGGACCTGGCTCGCGCGGAGCGCGCTCAAGATCGCCGACGCCCTCGCGCTCGTCACGCGTGTCGGTGATGCGCTCGCCGAGGCGCACGCGCGTGGGCTCGTCCACGGAGCGCTCACGCCGACCAACCTCTTTCTGCCGGGTGGCAATGCCAGCGACGTGAAGCTCCTCGATCTCGGGAGCGCGCGCGGCGCGGCGCGACCGCTCGTGACGACTTCCGGTCTCGCGCCGGGCGGTCCGCTGTACCTCTCGCCGGAGCAAGCGCAGGGCGATCCCAGCATCGACGCGCGCTCGGACGTGTTCTCCCTGGGCTGCGTCCTCTACGAGTGCCTCGCGGGCCGTCCTGCCTTCGACGGCGCGTACGCGCTCGCTGCCACCGCGAAGGTCGTCTTCGCCATCCCTCCCTCGGTGCGTCGCCTCGTCGCCGAGGTCCCGGCGCCGGTCGACGCCCTCGTCGCCCGCATGCTCTCCAAGGCCCGCGACGCGCGGCCCGCCGACGGCGCTGCCCTGCGCGACCTCGTCGATGACCTGCTGAACCCGCGCGATAGCATCAGCCCCGTCTCGTCCGTGCCCCCCAGCGTCGAGTCCTGGGGCTACCTCGGCGACGCCCTCACCGCCGCCGCGACCCACCCTGGCCAGCAGAAGCTGATCTGGCTGGTGGTCGCGCTCGGTGACGGCGACACGACGGGCGCGCCCAACGTCCCCGAGCGCGTCGCCAGCGTGCTCGGCGCCTTCAACGCGCACGCGCAGCGACTCCACGACGGCTCCGTCGTCGTCCGCATCGAGCACGAGCGTGGCGGCACCACACCTTCTCCGCAGGACGTCGGCGCGCTCGCCGCCGCCACCTCGGAAGACGACCCCGCCCACGAGCAGCGGCGTCACGGCATGATCCTGGGCATGCTGCGCCGAGCCCGCATGCAAGCCCATGGTGGTGAGCGCGCAGCCCGCTGCGGCCTCGCCGTGCGCACCGCGCTCCAGGGTCGGCCTGCTGCCTTGACGCTCGTCCCACCCAGCCGCCCTGGAGAGTGGCTGAGTGGTCCCGCCATCGATCTCGCGGCCCGCCTCCTCGATCGCGGCGTCCGTGCTGGCGTGCAAGGGATCATCCTCGACGAAGAGAGCGCAGAGCTGCTCAGCGTCGATCGCTTCAGCCTCTTGAAGAGCCCTGGCGGTCTCATCGAGCTGCGGGGCGAGTGGACGCCGCAGTCGTCGCCCAGCTCCTGA